TTGCGCCTGATAGTTGACGGTTACGCCATTGGGATTCGAGATTTCGTATTCGAGCACAATGCCTGATAAGCTGCCAAACAGCGGATCGAAACCTGTTGCCATCACCGTGAGGTCGGGGCAGTAGTAGGCCACCACGGTGCTGCCGTCGGCCATTTTGCCGGTTGCTTTTTTACAATTATAACCGGCTATTTGCTTCATCGTTTCTTCTTTGGCAAATACAACGCCATCGTACTTTTTATGGTATTTCTTCCAATTGGCGCCTACCAGTTCCAACAGGTATTTTTCATTTCCACTTTGCTTGAGAATAAAGCCATTGCCGGTTTGGGCATCGTAAATAGTGCTCTGGCTACGCAAGGGGCTTTTGAAATCAAGCCTTGCCTTGCCCGACTTGAGGAGTAAGGTTTGCGTAGCACCATTGAAGGCGCTGGCCACGGATGCATTCTCTCCACCTTTTACCAGCGTAACGTTGTACTGTATAATTCCTTCTGTAATAACCCGCTGTGCCCACAGCATGTGTGTCAGCAGCAAAGCCATTGTCAGAGTCAAAAACTTTTTCATGTGTTGCTTTTACTAAAGTAGACAGCAAATTAGGGAAAATGTAAAATGGCCTGCTGCCAATTAACAAGCCTGCAAGCAAAAGCCGCCTGCAGCATTGGCTACAGGCGGCTTTTATTTAAGCTGAGCTAAAAGAAATTATTTGCCCTGCTTCTTTTTCATTTCATCCATTTTCTTTTGGGCCTCCTGCATGCTGGCCAGCCGCTCCTGCCACTTCGATTGTTTTTGGGCTTCGCCTTGTTGGCTGCTATTTCTGCCAAAATCTTATCGTGGTTAATCACGTAGTTCTGAATCACAAATTGCAGAATCAGCGTAATCACGTTGGACACGGTATAGTACCAGGTAAGAGCCGATGGCAGCTTGTTGAAGATGAACAACATCATGAAAGGGAAGATGTACGGCATGTACTTCATCATGGGGTTGCCAGCATCGGGCGTAGTGCTCATGCTGTAAATGCTGATGAGCAAACTGGTGATGGTAGCGGTGATGGTAAACAAGCTTACATGCGAACCATAAAACGGAATGGCAAAACCCATGTTGAGTACAGAATCGTAGCTGCTCAAATCGCCGGCCCAGAGGAAAGGAATACCCCGCAGGTCGATATTGCTGTTGAAGAAACTATACAAGGCAAAGAAGATGGGAATCTGGAACAAGGCCGGAATACAGCCACCCAGTGGGTTCACACCCGCTTCGCGGAAAAGTTTCATTTGCTCCATGCTGATGGCCTGCTGATCGCCATTGAGGCGAGCCTTCATGGCATCAATCTCGGGGCGGAGGGCTTTCATTTTGGCACCACTGAGGTAGCTGCTGTAGGTAAGCGGCACAATAAGCAAGCGGATGAAGATGGTAAGCAACAAAATGGTCCAGCCACCATAGCCGCCCATGATATTGCCCAAGAAATCGAACACCGGCAAAATGAGCCAGCGGTTGATCCATTTTACAAATGCGAATACACCACTACCAAGGTCTACGATATTGTGCATGCCATTGTCGTAGTCTTTCAGTACTTCGTAATCGTTAGGGCCATAGTACATTTCCAAAGGAACTGTTGCTGTAGCACCAGCTGCCAATGAAGCCTGAGCAGTCATTTTCAAGGTAGCCACCGTGTTGCTATCCTGACCTTCAGCAGGCACCACCACATCGGCTTTCACCGATTTTAATTTTTGGCTGGCAATAATGCTGCTGTTGAAAAACTGCTGCTTCAAACCAAACCATTCTGCCGGCTGCTCCAATGCTTCGCTGGCGCCTTGCATGGCGGTGGTATAATCGTACTCGCCTTCCGTTTGGTACACCAGGCGGGTTTGTGTTTTTTCATATTCTGCATCGGCCTGTTGGCGATGCGCCACCGTGTTCCAGTGCAGGTTGAGTGTTTGGCCGGTTACCAATTGGTTGGCACCATTCAGTACAATTTCGGCCTTGATGCGGTAATCATTGGGGCGAACAGTAAACTTATGCGTAATGCTGCTGCCGCCGTTGCTGCTGGAAGTATAGCTGATGGTTTGGCTGCTATCTGCATTTTTAGCCACGGCTACATTGCCAAAAAACAATTTTGAAGATTCGGTAGACTGACCGGGCAAGGTATTGATAGCATAGCCAAAACTTTCGCCGGCGCCACCACCCATTACCACAGGTTTGCCATTGGCACCTTTATAATTTTTCAACTCAACCGAACGGAGCCAACCGCCTTTGCTGCTGAATGTGGCTTTCAATACATTATTTTCCAATACAGCCAGGCTATCCCTGCTACCGGCAGCCACAAAGCTTCCGGCAGATACTGAATCCTTCAGCAGTGCCATGCGAACGCTATCCGCCTTCCATTGTGCCGAGTCTACCTTGGGCTTCAATGCAGCGATGCTATCCTCCTGGCGCTTTTTCAACTCAGTGGCAGCCTGCTGATTGCTACTTACATACCAAAAGTAGCCCATGAACAACACCGCCAGTAAAGCAAACCCAATGACGGTATTCCGATCAAATCCCATATTCGTTTATTAAAATGAGCGGCAAAGGTAACGGCTGGCACCCACATAATGATAGCCGCTTACACCTTAACCGCTGGTAAAAGAAAACCGGCCGAAGCCGGTTCAATTCTTTGAAAAAAGCTGTTCTAAGCTTCCTGCTTTTTCGCTGCTGGCTTGGTGCCTGCCTTGTTTTCGCCATATTCTTTGGCTGCAGCCACAAAGCTTACAAACAAAGGCGCCGGTGCTTCCACGGTACTCTTCAGTTCGGGGTGGTACTGAACACCGATAAAGAACGGATGCGATGGCAATTCAATTACCTCCACCAAACCGGTTTCGGGGTTGTGGCCACTCAGCGACATGCCATGTTTTTCGAAAGCTTCGGCATAGCCGCTATTGAACTCCCAACGATGGCGGTGACGTTCGCTAATATTGTTGCTGCCGTATATTTTTTCGGCCAGCGAACCGGCTTTCAGTTCGCAGGGATACGCCCCCAAACGCATGGTACCGCCCATGGCTTTAATTTTCTTTTGCTCCTCCATCATGTCTATCACCGGATCGGTTGTTGTGGGCATCATTTCGGTGCTATGAGCATTGGCGAGGCCCAACACGTGGCGGGCAAATTCTATCACTGCCATTTGCATGCCCAGGCAAATACCAAAGAAAGGCAAGCCACTTTCACGGGCATATTGAATGGCTGTGATTTTGCCTTCGATGCCCCGCAGGCCAAAGCCCGGTGCTACCAGCAAGCCATCGAGGTGGCCCAGCTTTTCGGCCGCATTGGTTTCGGTAATGTGTTCGCT
The Phnomibacter ginsenosidimutans genome window above contains:
- the yidC gene encoding membrane protein insertase YidC produces the protein MGFDRNTVIGFALLAVLFMGYFWYVSSNQQAATELKKRQEDSIAALKPKVDSAQWKADSVRMALLKDSVSAGSFVAAGSRDSLAVLENNVLKATFSSKGGWLRSVELKNYKGANGKPVVMGGGAGESFGYAINTLPGQSTESSKLFFGNVAVAKNADSSQTISYTSSSNGGSSITHKFTVRPNDYRIKAEIVLNGANQLVTGQTLNLHWNTVAHRQQADAEYEKTQTRLVYQTEGEYDYTTAMQGASEALEQPAEWFGLKQQFFNSSIIASQKLKSVKADVVVPAEGQDSNTVATLKMTAQASLAAGATATVPLEMYYGPNDYEVLKDYDNGMHNIVDLGSGVFAFVKWINRWLILPVFDFLGNIMGGYGGWTILLLTIFIRLLIVPLTYSSYLSGAKMKALRPEIDAMKARLNGDQQAISMEQMKLFREAGVNPLGGCIPALFQIPIFFALYSFFNSNIDLRGIPFLWAGDLSSYDSVLNMGFAIPFYGSHVSLFTITATITSLLISIYSMSTTPDAGNPMMKYMPYIFPFMMLFIFNKLPSALTWYYTVSNVITLILQFVIQNYVINHDKILAEIAANKAKPKNNRSGRSGWPACRRPKRKWMK